From Deferrisoma camini S3R1, the proteins below share one genomic window:
- a CDS encoding NAD-binding protein: MRVWILGGGRFGTRAAAKLVAAGASVRVVDRDPAGLEAARRLGAETQVADAVGFLSEQKEHVLGPGGADWIVPAVPVHLAALWCLAELGPDRLVRHPIPAEVERAVPHALRASADEIYTSHADWRCPPDCPEPADRCTVTGKPRPKDLFRLLAELEVPTFRPFVLRSHQLAPGVGGCRPEEFLDLLARLTAHTGPALVATACRCHGVITGVLRTDGSTGR; the protein is encoded by the coding sequence TTGCGCGTCTGGATTCTGGGGGGAGGACGGTTCGGTACCCGGGCCGCGGCCAAGCTGGTCGCGGCCGGGGCCTCGGTGCGGGTGGTGGACCGGGACCCCGCAGGGCTGGAGGCCGCCCGGCGCCTCGGCGCCGAGACCCAGGTGGCCGACGCGGTGGGGTTCCTCTCCGAACAAAAGGAGCATGTGCTGGGCCCGGGCGGGGCCGACTGGATCGTGCCGGCCGTGCCGGTGCACCTGGCGGCCTTGTGGTGCCTGGCCGAGCTGGGGCCCGACCGGCTGGTCCGCCATCCGATCCCCGCCGAGGTGGAGCGGGCGGTTCCCCACGCCCTGCGGGCCTCGGCCGACGAGATCTACACGAGCCACGCCGACTGGCGATGCCCCCCCGACTGCCCCGAACCGGCCGACCGGTGCACGGTCACGGGGAAGCCCAGGCCGAAGGACCTGTTCCGCCTGCTCGCAGAGCTGGAAGTTCCCACCTTTCGCCCGTTCGTCCTGCGAAGCCACCAGCTCGCACCGGGGGTCGGCGGGTGCCGGCCGGAGGAGTTCCTCGACCTGCTGGCCCGGCTCACGGCCCACACCGGCCCGGCGCTGGTGGCCACGGCCTGCCGCTGCCACGGCGTGATCACGGGGGTGCTGCGCACGGACGGATCGACGGGTCGTTGA